A region of the Lytechinus pictus isolate F3 Inbred unplaced genomic scaffold, Lp3.0 scaffold_20, whole genome shotgun sequence genome:
GCAATTCACAATTTGTTGTGTTGTACTTGTATACAAGTAGATCATTATGAGTTTAATGTACAAGATCATATATTATATATCACTGAACATGAACATGTAGTCTGGAATCAGACtcgaatacatgtataaaaatatgatacatgtaACTCTTAGTCTGAATTTCAGAccttaaaatgaatattaagtTACTCTTAGAGAAATTCAAATTTATGTCAACCATAATCTTCATTATCTTCAACCATAAATGTTCATACAGTCTTCTATATAGATTCGAAATGCATCATTATCCAATCGGAGTATTAGAGTCTAAAGTAAATATGTTCCCAAATATGAATGTCTCTCGGtttcacaaacaaaaaatgaacgTTTCCTCTGATTCACGTTTTGACTGTATTTTCTGAGTTCACTTTATACAAATATcaattaataacatatttaaatGAAAGATAGCAAATCCAATTATGAAGTTTGCAAAATTCCTAATTAAATGTCTATAGGCTCTTTGGCTGGGAATTTATACTTGGTCTTCTTGCGCGATCAAAAGAACCAGTTTATGAATTGGGCGGTCGAGATGACACAGTGGAGAAACACGCTTTCCTTGATTGTTCAGTTTCGAATTACCTACTGCAATTTTCACTTTGCGAACATGAGTGTCACCAGAAGCATATGTTTCAACAATTCTCCCCAGAGACCACATATTTCTGGGAACATTCTCATCTTTGATTAACACGATATCGCCAACCCTCATGTCGCGCTGTGGAACAGTCCATTTATTTCTTGATTGAAGTTGACTCAGAAATTCCTTTCTCCATCGGGACCAAAACTCATTTGCTAGATGTTGAACCCTTCTCCAACGTTTCTTTGCGTATAAGTCCTCCCGAGGAAAAATACCAGGTGGCGGAAGTATTACCCTTGATTTTTGAGTCAACAATAGATTTGGAGTTATGGGCTCTAGGTGAGATGGATCGTTCAGGAATTCTACAGACAGTGGACGACTATTCACAATAGCTGCTGCCTCACATAACAATGTTCGCAGTGAATCATCGTCCAGTTGCTGACTATTTTGACACAGCAATGCTTCCAAGACTCTACGAACAGTACGTATTTGCCTTTCCCAAGCTCCTCCCATGTGGCTTGAGTAGGGGAAGTTGAAGGTGAAGTCAAAGTAATCGCATCCTTCTTTGAGCAAATGCTGTTTAACTTTCTCATGATTCATCTCCTTCCAAGCTTTCACGAGTTCATTCTTGGCACCAACAAAATTTGTCCCTCTGTCCGACCTCAGTTGACGAACAGGACCACGAACAGAGATAAAACGTCGAAGGGCGTTAATGAAAGCATCAGTGGACAATGAGTTCAGTACTTCTATGTGGATTGCACGCGATGACATACAAGTAAAAAGAAGGCCATATCTCTTTACCTCCTTTCTGCCTTCTCTGATTATCCATGGTCCAAAGCAATCCATACCGCAGTAAGAAAATGGCGGTTCAGAGGCTAGACGATCCTTTGGTAGATCCGCCATTTTTTGTACCTGTGTTGGTCGTCGTAGTTTCCGACAGGTAACACATCGAGAGATGAGCTTGGATACAAGATTACTGCAACCCAATATCCAATAACCATGGGATCTGATACAGTTAGTAGTCATGCCTCTTCCCTGATGAGCAACTTCTTTGTGACAATGAGCTACAATCAGGTCTGTAACATGACTTTGAGGTAGGATGGCGGGATGTTTGTTTGTGAACGAAGTTTCAGACCTTCTCAAGCGACCTCCTACTCTCAGGATGTTCTCACCATCTAGAAATGGGTCAAGTTGATGTAGACGGCTGGTAGTCTTACAATGACGTCTCCTCTCACGAGAAGATGTCTGAGTGGCATTTTTCATAACTTCCTGTCTTTGAATTTCATCATGGAATGCCTTTCTTTGCATATGCCTTATTATCTCCTTTTCTGCTTGGAGAAGTAATTCAGCAGACATAGGCTCAATAACTGTTTTCTTAGCATCGCTCCTCTGGTTAGCTCTCTGATGCTTCTGTTCACACCGTCTTCTTAAGGAGGACTTTAGTCTGAGACAATTTGCTACAGCCCTTCTGGTTTGATGCCAACTGGAAAATCGGTCTAGTCGTTCCAGCTCAAACTCATCATTCTTCTTGAAAGCAGCATGAGCTTGAGTTAGCTTCACTTCAGGGTCGTTAGGAAGCATTTCGCCATCATCCTTACTTTCAATAGCTGGAATTTCCTTCTCCCATAGGAATTTGGGGCCAGTTAACCATCTCGATTGCTCTATCTGATTGACAGTGAGTCCTCTTGAAGCTGTATCAGCAGGGTTATTTTTGGTGTCAATATGATGCCACTGTGAAGGCATTGACTCGTCTCTGATCTGACTCACTCTATTGGCTACAAAAACATGATATCGTCTTGCTTCATTCTTAATGTAGCCTAAAACTACTCTGCTATCAGTCCAGAAGAAATGCTTGGCATTTACAAAATCGAGTTCATTTTGCAGAAAGGAACTCATTTTCACAGATAACAGGGCTGCTGTTAACTCTAGTCGGGGCACGGTTACTGTCTTGATAGGAGTGACCCTAGATTTTCCCATCACCATGGTACAGTGCACCTTGTCTTCTTGATTTGTAAGTCTCAGGTAGGTACACTGCCCATAACCGGCGTTACTGGCATCACTGAAGTGATGAAGTTGCACATCTCTGGTTTCTCCAAAGTCTTTTGGTTTGTAGCATCTATCGATGGAGATGTACTGAAGTTGGAGAATGTCGGTCTTCCACTGTTCCCACTTAGCTTTGAGTGCATCTGATAAGGGGTCGTCCCATTCAGCAGAAGTTCGACATAATTCTTGGAGAATCAGCTTTGCAGGAAGTATTATGGGTGCTAATAGTCCTAGAGGATCATACACTGACATGACTGTAGACAGGATTCCTCTTCGAGTCAGTGGTTTATCCTGAAAGTTGATCCTGAATTGAAATTTATCTGATTCAATGCACCATTGGACTCCGAGAGCCTTTTCCACAGGCAAGGTGTCTTGCGAAAGATTCAATTCCTTGAGGTCCTTTCCTCTGTCATCAACTGGAACAGATTGCATTACCTTTCTGGAGTTAGATACTATCTTATGCAGGTGAAGACGTCCACGTTCACATATCTTTCTCGTCCTCATGATGAGATCAATGGCTTCATCTTCGGTTGATACAGATTTCCATCGTCTACGTAGAAGTCGTTCTGTATGAAATCTGATGCATCATGTCCAAACTCATCTGCATAGTCTTTTGCAATCTGCTTCAATGCAAAGTTCGAACAGCCAGGCGATGAAGCGGCACCGAACAGATGAACGTTCATCTGGCAGTCACTAAGTCGGCGACTAACATCTCCGTTTAACCACCATAGAAACCGGAGATAGTTTCTATGCTCTTTGTTTACCTGGAATTGGTGGAACATTTCATTCACGTCACACATGAAGGCCATGACTTCTTTCCTGAATCGACAAAGAACACCGGTGAGGGTATTAGTCATGTCCGGTCCTGTTAACAAGTGAGCATTCAATGAAGTTCCTCTAAACTGCGAGCTGCAGTCAAAAACAACTCTCAACTTGTTGGGCTGTTTCACTCCATGATGGGGAATGTACCATACTTTACCCTCTTCTCCTGATTCTGATGCGACCTCTGCATAGTTGCTATTgaagagggtattcatttgttttgtgtattgTTCGTGATACGCAGGATCCTTCTTAAACTTTGTCTTGAGATGATTGAGTCTTTTCTCTGCAAGGACCCTATTATTTGGAAGAGTAGGATTTTCATCACGAAATGGCAGAGGCATCTCATAATGACCACTTTCAGACACATGAACTTGACGCTCCATTATCTCTAGAAATCTCAAGTCATTCCTCGAATATGGCCTTTGTCTTTTCTCTGGTGCAAAGTCTGCTTCTAAAAGACGTATGACTTGAGAAGGAGTGATCTCCTCCTTAATCCTTGATTGA
Encoded here:
- the LOC135157973 gene encoding uncharacterized protein LOC135157973, with protein sequence MQSVPVDDRGKDLKELNLSQDTLPVEKALGVQWCIESDKFQFRINFQDKPLTRRGILSTVMSVYDPLGLLAPIILPAKLILQELCRTSAEWDDPLSDALKAKWEQWKTDILQLQYISIDRCYKPKDFGETRDVQLHHFSDASNAGYGQCTYLRLTNQEDKVHCTMVMGKSRVTPIKTVTVPRLELTAALLSVKMSSFLQNELDFVNAKHFFWTDSRVVLGYIKNEARRYHVFVANRVSQIRDESMPSQWHHIDTKNNPADTASRGLTVNQIEQSRWLTGPKFLWEKEIPAIESKDDGEMLPNDPEVKLTQAHAAFKKNDEFELERLDRFSSWHQTRRAVANCLRLKSSLRRRCEQKHQRANQRSDAKKTVIEPMSAELLLQAEKEIIRHMQRKAFHDEIQRQEVMKNATQTSSRERRRHCKTTSRLHQLDPFLDGENILRVGGRLRRSETSFTNKHPAILPQSHVTDLIVAHCHKEVAHQGRGMTTNCIRSHGYWILGCSNLVSKLISRCVTCRKLRRPTQVQKMADLPKDRLASEPPFSYCGMDCFGPWIIREGRKEVKRYGLLFTCMSSRAIHIEVLNSLSTDAFINALRRFISVRGPVRQLRSDRGTNFVGAKNELVKAWKEMNHEKVKQHLLKEGCDYFDFTFNFPYSSHMGGAWERQIRTVRRVLEALLCQNSQQLDDDSLRTLLCEAAAIVNSRPLSVEFLNDPSHLEPITPNLLLTQKSRVILPPPGIFPREDLYAKKRWRRVQHLANEFWSRWRKEFLSQLQSRNKWTVPQRDMRVGDIVLIKDENVPRNMWSLGRIVETYASGDTHVRKVKIAVGNSKLNNQGKRVSPLCHLDRPIHKLVLLIAQEDQV